The following proteins are co-located in the Chlorogloeopsis sp. ULAP01 genome:
- a CDS encoding glycosyltransferase family 39 protein, with translation MLLKILISPSIWQRLHLWAGFPYISLLIWLLPLLLLSSGHSSLMAHDEGLYAWRSRQMFESGDWINPWSEPHHKTPGFYWLIATSYIFFGISETSVRLPSMVFGVLSVLLLYEIGKILLGKKVGWLAAAILSVEFLWLQYCRLGTPDVPMIFLVLLGIWSLLKAELDSKYGNFYRFIAGACFGLGFLVRSFMIFLPVIALFPYLIGEHRRHRHLTNPMLYLGLTVGLIPTFVWLWLSFLRFGNDSSAELLNFVFRLGSNDRRDHGIFFYVWNVPIKAFPWFFFSLLGLFLAYRRPLPRYNSILIGFPLVLFVELSLFSTRLSHYSLLLYPFIALLAAVGLDWLGWVYDTKFKSFEMKDAENLSATFFASLRLRVSVSSYPRVLSYIFGVLAVLLLLAGAIALALGSGEIRKYAILALALGGSWLILPVVWICRYRFGKQSLTSSYWLGGWLIPAWLTLAMAGSYGFLSDYNPDVRTFLVQGAIAQVLQHHPIHFVQVGGKTGVLLNFYTPYIGKRVDKISELPTSSYAWISAKQASESTTPHQVLGKIQQYQLVQVLP, from the coding sequence ATGTTATTGAAAATACTAATTTCTCCCTCAATTTGGCAGCGTTTACACCTCTGGGCGGGTTTCCCTTACATTAGTCTGCTAATTTGGCTACTGCCATTATTACTATTGAGTTCTGGACATAGTAGCTTGATGGCGCATGATGAAGGATTATATGCTTGGCGATCGCGCCAAATGTTTGAGTCTGGTGACTGGATCAATCCTTGGTCAGAACCCCATCATAAAACCCCTGGTTTCTATTGGTTAATAGCCACTTCTTACATTTTTTTTGGTATTAGTGAAACTAGCGTGCGTCTGCCAAGCATGGTTTTTGGTGTTCTGAGCGTGCTACTTCTATACGAAATTGGGAAAATTCTACTTGGTAAAAAAGTTGGCTGGCTTGCTGCTGCAATTTTGAGCGTAGAATTTCTCTGGTTGCAATATTGTCGTTTAGGCACACCAGATGTGCCGATGATTTTTTTAGTCCTTTTAGGAATTTGGTCTTTACTAAAAGCGGAATTAGATTCAAAATATGGCAATTTTTATCGCTTCATTGCGGGCGCTTGTTTTGGTTTGGGCTTTTTAGTTAGAAGCTTTATGATTTTTTTGCCGGTGATCGCTTTGTTCCCTTACCTAATTGGGGAACATCGCCGTCATCGCCATCTGACAAACCCCATGTTGTATTTAGGGTTGACAGTCGGTTTAATTCCCACTTTTGTTTGGCTGTGGTTGAGTTTTTTACGCTTTGGCAATGATAGTAGTGCAGAATTACTCAACTTTGTGTTTAGACTCGGTTCTAACGATCGCCGAGATCACGGAATTTTCTTCTATGTATGGAATGTCCCGATTAAAGCGTTTCCTTGGTTTTTTTTCAGTCTTTTAGGCTTATTTTTAGCTTATCGTCGTCCCCTACCCCGCTACAATTCCATACTAATTGGCTTTCCTCTAGTTTTATTTGTTGAACTTAGTCTTTTTTCTACTCGTCTATCTCATTACAGTCTTTTGCTTTATCCGTTCATTGCCTTGCTTGCAGCCGTAGGGTTAGATTGGCTGGGTTGGGTGTATGATACAAAATTCAAATCATTTGAAATGAAAGACGCGGAGAATTTATCAGCAACTTTCTTTGCGTCTTTGCGCTTGCGTGTCTCCGTGTCCTCTTATCCTCGTGTTCTCAGCTATATTTTTGGTGTATTAGCTGTTTTATTATTATTAGCGGGTGCGATCGCTTTGGCTTTAGGTAGTGGCGAGATCCGCAAGTATGCAATCCTGGCTTTGGCTTTAGGTGGTAGTTGGTTGATTTTGCCTGTTGTGTGGATTTGTCGTTACCGCTTTGGCAAGCAGTCTCTCACTTCTAGTTATTGGCTGGGTGGGTGGTTGATTCCGGCATGGCTGACTTTAGCTATGGCTGGTAGTTACGGCTTTTTGAGTGATTACAATCCCGATGTCAGAACTTTTTTGGTACAAGGGGCGATCGCTCAAGTTTTACAACATCATCCCATCCACTTTGTTCAAGTTGGAGGCAAAACTGGAGTATTGCTCAATTTCTACACTCCCTACATCGGAAAACGAGTAGACAAAATTTCCGAACTGCCAACTTCTAGCTATGCTTGGATCTCTGCCAAACAAGCGTCTGAGTCAACCACACCTCATCAGGTGCTTGGAAAGATACAACAATACCAATTGGTTCAAGTGCTGCCGTAG
- a CDS encoding class I SAM-dependent methyltransferase: protein MLLRPDQRNKIDAGDDKLFYSFPRFVTHVDEGFIQQLTDLYRQRLQPNTHILDMMSSWVSHLPEEMEFAHVEAHGLNAEELARNPRLNHYFVQDLNANPKLPLQDQDFDAVLNCVSVQYLQYPEAVFSEIHRVLKPGGVAIISFSNRMFFQKAIQAWRDGSEATRVELVKSYFQSHPGFTTPEVIVHTSQLPNFLQWFSGGGDPFYAVIANRSY, encoded by the coding sequence ATGCTGCTAAGACCAGATCAACGTAATAAGATAGACGCAGGCGACGACAAGCTGTTTTATTCTTTTCCACGCTTTGTTACTCATGTGGATGAAGGGTTCATTCAACAGCTAACAGATTTGTATCGCCAACGCCTGCAACCAAACACTCACATTCTTGATATGATGAGCAGTTGGGTATCCCATTTGCCAGAAGAAATGGAGTTTGCCCATGTAGAAGCACACGGACTCAATGCTGAAGAACTAGCACGCAATCCTCGCTTAAATCATTATTTTGTACAAGATCTCAATGCAAATCCGAAGTTACCACTCCAGGATCAAGATTTTGATGCGGTTCTCAATTGTGTCTCTGTGCAATATTTGCAATATCCTGAGGCAGTATTTTCCGAGATCCACCGCGTTCTGAAACCAGGTGGTGTGGCAATTATTAGCTTTTCTAACCGAATGTTTTTTCAAAAGGCAATTCAAGCGTGGCGGGACGGTTCAGAAGCAACTAGAGTTGAATTAGTCAAAAGCTATTTCCAGTCACATCCTGGATTTACTACCCCAGAAGTGATTGTTCATACCAGTCAGCTTCCTAATTTTCTCCAGTGGTTTAGTGGTGGTGGAGATCCATTCTATGCCGTGATTGCTAATCGCAGTTACTGA
- the rpsU gene encoding 30S ribosomal protein S21 — MTQVVLGENEGIESALRRFKRQVSQAGIFQDLKKNRHFETPLQKEKRKAVARRKQRSRSGSRYR; from the coding sequence ATGACGCAAGTAGTACTGGGAGAAAACGAAGGTATTGAGTCAGCTTTGCGAAGATTTAAGCGCCAAGTTTCTCAAGCAGGTATCTTCCAAGATCTGAAAAAAAATCGTCACTTTGAAACTCCATTACAAAAAGAAAAGCGTAAAGCTGTTGCCAGACGCAAGCAACGTTCGAGAAGCGGTTCTCGCTACAGATAA
- a CDS encoding RNA-binding protein, with protein sequence MSIYIGNLSYEVTEEDLKGVFGEYGNVKSVQVPMDRVTGRPRGFAFVEMDTEAQETAAIEGLDGSEWMGRDMKVNKARPRQDRNQRSYSGGNFGNNNRNSRRY encoded by the coding sequence ATGTCGATTTATATTGGTAACTTATCCTATGAGGTTACAGAAGAAGACCTCAAGGGGGTTTTTGGCGAGTATGGTAACGTTAAAAGCGTTCAGGTACCAATGGATCGGGTAACTGGACGTCCTCGCGGTTTTGCTTTTGTAGAAATGGATACAGAAGCACAAGAAACGGCAGCCATTGAGGGACTTGATGGTTCTGAATGGATGGGACGTGATATGAAGGTTAATAAAGCCAGACCACGCCAGGATAGAAATCAAAGAAGTTATTCAGGCGGGAACTTTGGTAATAATAACCGCAATAGTCGTCGCTATTAA
- the phnC gene encoding phosphonate ABC transporter ATP-binding protein, with protein sequence MIELDGLSVTYPGGIQALKSISLGFDQGQFTVILGASGSGKSTLLRCLNGLKQVSAGRITVKSLGNLQEPRVLHQHRKRTGMIFQQHQLIGRQTAIENVLIGRLAYHSTLRSLLPLPKADKYIALECLDRVGLLSKALIRIDNLSGGQQQRVGIARALAQQPQLILADEPVASLDPASAHKVLSFLRQICEEDGISVIVSLHQVDLARAYADRIVGLCQGCVVFDGRAVDIGESELDGIYGNSDDTTPNELEEVAS encoded by the coding sequence ATGATTGAGCTTGACGGCTTGAGTGTGACTTACCCCGGCGGAATTCAAGCCCTGAAATCAATTTCTCTGGGCTTTGATCAAGGGCAGTTTACAGTAATATTAGGAGCTTCTGGCTCAGGCAAATCAACTTTACTGCGGTGTCTAAATGGACTAAAGCAGGTGAGTGCAGGGCGCATAACTGTTAAAAGTTTGGGAAATCTACAGGAACCCAGGGTATTGCATCAGCACCGAAAACGCACAGGCATGATTTTTCAGCAACACCAGTTAATTGGACGACAGACTGCAATAGAGAATGTACTGATTGGACGTTTAGCTTATCATTCAACACTGCGGAGCTTGTTGCCATTACCGAAAGCTGACAAATACATTGCCTTAGAATGTTTAGACAGAGTTGGGCTTTTGAGTAAAGCTTTGATACGAATAGATAACTTAAGTGGTGGGCAGCAGCAACGGGTAGGAATTGCTCGTGCTTTAGCGCAGCAGCCACAGTTGATTCTGGCAGATGAACCAGTCGCCAGTCTCGATCCCGCCAGTGCTCATAAAGTTCTTTCTTTCCTGCGTCAGATTTGTGAAGAAGATGGCATCTCCGTTATCGTCAGTCTGCACCAAGTTGATTTAGCTAGAGCCTATGCCGATCGCATTGTTGGGCTATGTCAAGGTTGTGTAGTTTTTGATGGCAGGGCGGTGGATATTGGGGAGAGCGAGCTTGACGGAATTTACGGCAACAGCGATGATACAACCCCCAATGAATTAGAAGAAGTTGCCAGTTGA